A portion of the Streptomyces platensis genome contains these proteins:
- a CDS encoding GNAT family N-acetyltransferase, with translation MKITPAQPGDVAKLLAFREEAAAWLTQLGSDQWQRPYPADRLLATIRRGTVFMVLDGDATAATITLTPEAEDGLWTEQELGEPSMFVNKLTVARTHSGQNLGGRLLDWAGDRAFRAGANWLRLDAWTSNDALQRYYLQQGFEHVRTVREGGAVNGGPRVSGWLAQRRAVPAEHGFDDLAPAPPSLPIGR, from the coding sequence GTGAAAATCACCCCAGCTCAGCCAGGCGACGTAGCCAAGCTGCTGGCCTTCCGCGAGGAAGCCGCAGCCTGGCTCACCCAGCTTGGAAGCGACCAGTGGCAGCGGCCATATCCGGCTGACCGCCTACTGGCCACGATCCGGCGCGGCACCGTCTTCATGGTGCTGGATGGGGATGCGACCGCCGCCACCATCACGCTCACGCCGGAAGCCGAGGACGGGCTCTGGACGGAGCAGGAACTTGGTGAGCCCTCCATGTTCGTCAACAAGCTCACCGTGGCCCGCACTCACTCGGGGCAAAACCTCGGCGGCCGACTACTCGACTGGGCGGGGGATCGGGCGTTCCGTGCCGGCGCCAACTGGCTGCGCCTCGACGCATGGACGTCCAACGACGCGCTACAGCGGTACTACCTTCAGCAGGGGTTCGAGCATGTGCGCACCGTGCGGGAGGGCGGGGCGGTCAACGGTGGCCCACGGGTCTCGGGGTGGCTGGCGCAGCGCCGAGCCGTACCCGCGGAGCACGGGTTCGATGACCTGGCACCGGCCCCGCCGAGCCTGCCAATTGGCCGCTGA
- a CDS encoding GntR family transcriptional regulator encodes MTKQPKYRQVADALRREIVNEVYRPGERLPSESELSARFEASRNTIRSGLSQLVSEGLISSSQGLGYEVRTHEVFELNASRFENLSFPQNGDAYSTDVTNAGRRPHQSFRVEILTTPADIAERLKVEPESRAVLRFCHRFVDDVPWSTQATYYPSWLADKAPRLAEPGDIAEGTTRYLAGRGVEQVGYFDEIATRMPTPDEARLLEIGAGIPILIWTRTGYSADRPIRCTVTTFRGDLNRMNYEIGDLSARSENESQ; translated from the coding sequence ATGACTAAGCAGCCGAAGTACCGACAGGTGGCCGACGCCCTTCGGCGGGAGATCGTCAACGAGGTGTATCGCCCGGGTGAACGGCTGCCCTCTGAGAGCGAGCTGTCAGCGCGATTCGAAGCGTCCCGAAACACGATTCGGTCCGGACTGAGTCAGCTGGTCAGCGAGGGTCTGATCTCGTCCAGTCAAGGTCTCGGGTACGAGGTGCGGACGCATGAGGTCTTCGAGCTGAATGCATCCCGCTTCGAGAACCTGAGCTTCCCTCAGAACGGCGACGCGTACAGCACGGACGTGACCAATGCCGGTCGCCGGCCGCACCAATCGTTCCGGGTCGAGATCCTGACGACGCCGGCCGACATTGCCGAGCGGCTGAAGGTCGAGCCGGAATCCCGCGCAGTTCTGCGGTTCTGCCACCGCTTCGTGGACGACGTGCCGTGGTCGACGCAGGCTACGTACTACCCCTCCTGGCTCGCTGACAAAGCCCCGCGCCTGGCCGAGCCGGGGGACATCGCCGAGGGCACGACGCGGTACCTCGCCGGTCGAGGCGTTGAGCAGGTCGGCTACTTCGATGAGATCGCTACCCGGATGCCGACCCCCGATGAAGCGCGGCTACTGGAGATCGGTGCGGGCATTCCGATCCTCATCTGGACGCGTACGGGCTATTCGGCGGACCGCCCGATTCGCTGCACTGTCACCACGTTCCGCGGTGACCTCAACCGGATGAACTACGAGATCGGCGACCTCTCCGCCCGAAGCGAAAACGAGTCCCAGTGA
- a CDS encoding protein kilB, whose product MEIAAAVVAVIGTVLGAGVVGVQQYCTARSQRREALRDRALKALCELSTALADHRRAMWVREDLRLSGAAPADVAAAREASHVTRSAVTAPQVALMALLPQVRAEVDAAVHATYEMRGASNAVVLAARQESAVDAADCLAGTAARVLSRP is encoded by the coding sequence ATGGAGATCGCTGCCGCCGTTGTCGCGGTCATCGGCACCGTGCTGGGTGCTGGTGTCGTCGGTGTCCAGCAGTACTGCACGGCTCGGTCGCAGCGCCGTGAGGCCCTGCGGGACCGGGCCCTGAAGGCCCTGTGCGAGCTGAGCACCGCGCTGGCCGATCACCGCCGCGCGATGTGGGTGCGCGAGGACCTGCGGCTGTCCGGTGCGGCGCCGGCTGATGTGGCTGCCGCCCGTGAGGCCAGCCACGTCACCCGGTCCGCCGTCACCGCCCCGCAGGTCGCCCTGATGGCGCTGCTGCCGCAGGTCCGTGCCGAGGTGGACGCCGCTGTTCACGCCACGTACGAGATGCGCGGGGCCTCGAACGCTGTCGTCCTGGCGGCCCGGCAGGAGTCGGCCGTCGATGCGGCCGACTGCCTGGCCGGAACGGCGGCGCGCGTCCTGTCCCGTCCCTGA
- a CDS encoding DUF6284 family protein — MKTIAALQALVTANPPVGGPSDAELEVIEAEMPLISAEVELLDAQIATLDRTPSEEDERRLRRARRRVLAARREIANRSAAAFVPEVAA; from the coding sequence ATGAAGACCATCGCTGCACTTCAGGCGCTCGTTACGGCCAACCCGCCCGTCGGCGGCCCGTCGGACGCGGAGCTGGAGGTGATCGAGGCGGAGATGCCGCTCATCTCCGCCGAGGTCGAGCTGCTCGATGCGCAGATCGCCACGCTGGACCGGACGCCGTCCGAGGAGGATGAGCGCAGGCTGCGCCGGGCCCGGCGCCGTGTGCTGGCTGCGCGCCGTGAGATCGCCAACCGGTCCGCTGCGGCGTTCGTGCCGGAGGTGGCGGCATGA